The Haloplanus sp. CK5-1 genome contains a region encoding:
- a CDS encoding ISH3 family transposase, which yields MEFPRLKRILTDPDEYISSSQLKSLSMELLELIPMEGIEGSGLDSEEIMEVVLRAAVDTTSVNGVTTNTEDTPNREPVMDWLHTLEKEPMLDAVNDILALVAMTVLDRGGSRTICLDFMDNPFHGHPDDEDEFRRMEARDGTTKCHRYCTAFVIAQGKPLTLAVEPVDGEDSKADAVERVLARVETYPFETDQILMDRDAFVGELIGILRETAPPVFPVITRKDSLRKKLSKAASHMTEETICEGKEHEQTYPLAVNVTYQNGDRGKSGVKATGYAAYGLEDRTPAQVATTYNKRSRIEKSYEKFREARALTTTPSTTIRLFYVGVGFLLEQLWLVLQWAVLARPRRGGRALPKTFAFGDAFLHGIERVLDDELGWKEKYRTNGEGLPAGYEHGLG from the coding sequence ATGGAGTTCCCAAGACTCAAACGCATCCTCACAGATCCGGACGAGTACATTTCGAGCAGCCAGTTGAAGTCTCTTAGCATGGAGTTGCTTGAGCTGATACCGATGGAAGGAATCGAGGGCTCCGGCCTCGATTCCGAGGAAATCATGGAAGTCGTCTTACGAGCTGCTGTTGACACAACCTCCGTCAACGGTGTCACGACGAACACTGAGGACACGCCAAACCGCGAGCCAGTGATGGACTGGTTGCACACCTTGGAGAAAGAGCCGATGCTTGATGCTGTCAACGATATCCTCGCACTGGTGGCGATGACGGTTCTCGACCGCGGCGGGTCGAGAACCATCTGTCTGGACTTCATGGACAATCCGTTCCACGGTCATCCAGACGACGAGGACGAGTTCAGGAGAATGGAAGCACGAGATGGAACCACGAAGTGTCACCGGTACTGTACTGCGTTCGTCATCGCGCAGGGAAAGCCACTCACACTGGCGGTTGAACCAGTTGACGGCGAGGACAGCAAGGCCGACGCGGTCGAGCGCGTGCTCGCCCGCGTCGAAACATACCCATTCGAGACCGACCAGATCCTCATGGACAGGGACGCCTTTGTCGGGGAGTTAATCGGTATTCTTCGGGAGACAGCACCGCCAGTCTTTCCGGTCATAACCCGGAAAGACTCGCTCCGGAAGAAACTCTCCAAGGCCGCGTCACACATGACCGAAGAGACGATTTGCGAAGGGAAAGAGCACGAACAGACGTATCCACTGGCGGTGAACGTTACCTATCAGAACGGTGACCGCGGAAAGTCTGGTGTGAAAGCGACAGGATACGCGGCGTACGGTCTGGAAGACCGCACGCCCGCGCAAGTCGCTACGACCTACAACAAGCGTTCACGGATAGAGAAGAGCTACGAGAAGTTCCGAGAAGCGCGTGCCCTGACAACAACGCCATCGACGACAATCCGGCTGTTCTACGTGGGCGTGGGGTTTCTGTTAGAGCAGTTGTGGCTCGTGTTACAGTGGGCCGTGCTCGCCCGACCACGGCGGGGCGGGCGAGCACTTCCGAAAACATTCGCGTTTGGTGACGCGTTTTTGCACGGGATCGAACGGGTGTTAGACGACGAACTCGGCTGGAAAGAGAAGTACCGGACTAACGGAGAAGGACTGCCAGCAGGATACGAACACGGACTCGGTTGA
- the epsC gene encoding serine O-acetyltransferase EpsC, with product MGYDYTGDAHRDLVDSYGVDDAPYPTDTSRKYPRREFLRDEPLLLRRLLFPRCWNGTDLLNDPAETRHLLSELGTCILKGITAYADRDADELTGTVDRTLDRLPTIRDTLKRDAEAAYKGDPAAKSYCEIIRSYPGFHAILTHRVAHLLYEAEHFAYARELAEYSKGETGIDIHPGAEIGDHFFVDHGTGVVIGETATVGDWVRIYQNVTLGALHFEEEEGEEHMLAKDYKRHPDIGDHVVIGAGSNVLGPIDIGDHVSIGANSWVTDDVPDDTSVFISDHPDQERKPNG from the coding sequence ATGGGGTACGATTACACCGGCGACGCCCACCGAGACCTCGTCGACTCCTACGGGGTAGACGACGCGCCCTACCCGACGGACACTTCGCGCAAGTATCCGCGCCGGGAGTTCCTGCGCGACGAACCGCTCCTGCTCAGACGCCTCCTGTTTCCCCGGTGCTGGAACGGGACGGATCTGTTGAACGATCCCGCCGAGACGCGTCATCTCCTGAGTGAGCTCGGCACGTGCATCCTAAAAGGTATCACGGCCTACGCCGACCGCGACGCGGACGAACTGACCGGCACCGTCGACCGGACGCTCGACCGGTTGCCGACGATCCGGGACACGCTCAAGCGGGACGCCGAGGCCGCGTACAAGGGCGACCCGGCGGCGAAGAGCTACTGTGAGATCATCCGGTCGTACCCCGGCTTCCACGCCATCCTGACCCACCGCGTCGCCCACCTCCTCTACGAGGCGGAGCACTTCGCGTACGCGAGAGAACTCGCGGAGTACTCGAAGGGCGAGACGGGGATCGACATCCACCCGGGTGCGGAGATCGGCGACCACTTCTTCGTCGATCACGGGACCGGCGTCGTCATCGGCGAGACGGCCACAGTCGGTGACTGGGTCCGTATCTACCAGAACGTCACCCTCGGCGCACTCCACTTCGAGGAGGAGGAGGGCGAGGAACACATGCTGGCGAAAGACTACAAGCGCCATCCGGACATCGGCGACCACGTCGTCATCGGGGCCGGCAGCAACGTCCTCGGACCGATCGATATCGGCGACCACGTGAGCATCGGCGCGAACTCATGGGTGACCGACGACGTCCCGGACGACACGAGCGTCTTCATCTCCGATCACCCCGATCAGGAGCGGAAACCGAACGGGTGA
- a CDS encoding type II toxin-antitoxin system VapC family toxin: MRVLLDTNVLVAAVTRDTDRSDEAIELLDQADNPLVSVLSLMELRSVLSKKKRFERDRIDAIENRVTARMTVTFPDASDMMAANRLQSETLLYPMDAMILSAADAADATLVSFDSELVEHGADLPQQLLDEDE, translated from the coding sequence ATGAGAGTACTCCTCGACACTAACGTTCTCGTCGCAGCAGTTACTCGGGATACCGATCGGTCTGATGAAGCAATCGAACTGCTTGATCAAGCCGACAATCCACTCGTGTCGGTTCTCAGCCTCATGGAACTGCGGAGTGTTCTGAGCAAAAAGAAACGGTTCGAACGGGATCGAATCGATGCTATTGAGAATCGAGTTACCGCTCGGATGACCGTGACTTTTCCCGACGCCTCCGATATGATGGCGGCGAACCGCCTCCAATCGGAAACTCTGTTGTACCCCATGGACGCGATGATCCTTTCGGCAGCCGACGCTGCCGACGCGACCCTCGTCTCGTTTGATTCCGAATTGGTCGAGCACGGTGCGGATCTCCCTCAACAATTGCTTGATGAGGACGAGTGA
- a CDS encoding TrkH family potassium uptake protein — MSVRINWRQSVAFTGTVIKYLAVAMLVPLGISLVYGEDTVVFLLSIGITVVVGVGLERLDNDPELGAREALLLVALAWGAVAVIGAVPYLIAGYGTESTLRYPVNALFESMSGFTTTGATVLGEISTDRHSHALLMWRQLSQWLGGMGIIVLMVAILPEAAVNGAQLIESEAPGPELQKLTPKIAETARLLWLFYLGFTVLYVCILLALHYAGLAPNMGVYNAVAHGFTTLPTGGFSPEADSIAAFSPAVQWVVVPFMLVAGMNFGLFYLIVQDEYAQFLRDRELQAYLGANAGVIVILWGLLFTGSAPPLELGGITEGAVENSLRQATFQVASLLNSTGYATSDFAQWETTTQGILLFAMFIGGSAGSTGGGVKVVRWLVVIKGIRRQLFTTAHPNAVKPVRLGGYVVGEDVIRAIYGFTMLYLITFGVATVLILLDAGRVGLEMTTLEALSASLATLGNIGPGFGFLGPFGSYLDFPATSKLLMIFLMWIGRLEIIPVFVMFTGAFWNE; from the coding sequence ATGTCGGTTCGGATCAACTGGCGACAGAGCGTCGCCTTCACCGGTACGGTGATCAAGTACCTCGCCGTCGCGATGCTCGTTCCGTTGGGAATCAGCCTCGTGTACGGGGAAGACACCGTCGTGTTTCTGCTGTCGATCGGGATCACGGTCGTGGTCGGCGTCGGACTGGAACGCCTCGACAACGACCCGGAACTGGGTGCCCGCGAAGCGCTCCTCCTCGTGGCTCTGGCGTGGGGTGCCGTCGCAGTCATCGGGGCGGTTCCGTACCTGATCGCGGGCTACGGTACCGAGTCGACGCTCCGCTATCCGGTCAACGCGCTGTTCGAGTCGATGTCCGGGTTCACCACCACGGGTGCGACGGTCCTCGGGGAGATCTCGACCGACCGTCACTCCCACGCGCTGTTGATGTGGCGACAGCTCTCCCAGTGGCTGGGGGGTATGGGAATCATCGTCCTGATGGTCGCTATTCTCCCCGAGGCGGCGGTCAACGGCGCACAACTCATCGAGTCCGAAGCCCCCGGACCGGAGCTCCAGAAACTGACGCCGAAGATCGCCGAAACGGCACGCCTCCTCTGGCTGTTCTACCTCGGGTTCACCGTCCTGTACGTCTGTATCCTGCTCGCGCTCCACTACGCGGGGCTGGCACCGAACATGGGCGTCTACAACGCCGTCGCACACGGCTTCACGACGCTGCCGACGGGCGGATTCTCCCCCGAAGCCGACAGCATCGCTGCGTTCTCTCCGGCCGTCCAGTGGGTCGTCGTCCCGTTCATGCTCGTCGCGGGGATGAACTTCGGACTGTTCTACCTGATCGTCCAGGACGAGTACGCCCAGTTCCTCCGGGACCGCGAACTCCAGGCGTATCTCGGCGCGAACGCCGGGGTGATCGTCATTCTGTGGGGGCTCCTGTTCACCGGGTCGGCACCGCCCCTCGAACTCGGGGGCATCACCGAGGGCGCCGTCGAGAACTCGCTCCGACAGGCCACGTTCCAGGTCGCTTCGCTGCTGAACTCGACGGGGTACGCGACGAGTGACTTCGCACAGTGGGAGACGACCACGCAGGGGATCCTGCTGTTCGCGATGTTCATCGGCGGGTCCGCGGGGTCGACCGGCGGCGGCGTCAAGGTCGTTCGGTGGTTGGTCGTCATCAAGGGGATACGGCGACAGTTGTTCACTACCGCCCACCCGAACGCGGTCAAGCCGGTGCGTCTCGGTGGGTACGTCGTCGGGGAGGACGTCATCCGTGCCATCTACGGCTTCACGATGCTGTATCTCATCACCTTCGGCGTGGCGACGGTGCTCATCCTCCTCGACGCGGGCCGGGTGGGTCTGGAGATGACGACGCTCGAAGCGCTCAGCGCGAGTCTCGCGACCCTCGGGAACATCGGCCCGGGCTTTGGCTTCCTGGGACCGTTCGGGAGTTATCTCGACTTCCCGGCGACCAGCAAACTCCTGATGATCTTCCTGATGTGGATCGGTCGCCTGGAGATCATCCCCGTGTTCGTGATGTTCACGGGCGCGTTCTGGAACGAGTAG